Proteins found in one Zea mays cultivar B73 chromosome 1, Zm-B73-REFERENCE-NAM-5.0, whole genome shotgun sequence genomic segment:
- the LOC103634524 gene encoding U3 small nucleolar RNA-associated protein 5 produces the protein MAPVAAPIRDLLTSFSPGADFLALSSGDGRIKVWDAVRGRLQTEFADIPAVEAVAVAESKRGHLALDYTCMKWVQLSSKKKRKAGSSLIVLGTGSGDVLALDVAAGHWKWKVSDCHPGGVTAVEYSKHGRNVYTAGADGMVCRIDASNGAVVGKFKSSSKAISALAVSSDGNMLATAAGQLRTFDTSSNKKIKKFSGHPVAVRSMVFSNDSQYVLSSGVGERYIAIWKLGSGKTQSSNCILSMEHPAMFVDCKCSDKGEIHILAISEIGVCYFWSANVVDDLRNKKPTKIILSESSVSTTHQALSIFAAKLQGVDGPNSAHVLLAYGSVVKPSFDKLLVCYGTDISLGISQDGVLLPNTQTTMAKKGQSVKKHETVIALDRANAEDAILPLPKLHTQEKKRKHGVTKPSGDVEPEIHSDLTTTRSIHKRVPVQRIEDDSTCIEDMMRECGIIETRVDESMKGHAGIPFNILSCLFGDGSIKVDANLPSKKIRGHLRSLKPGDACKLLDKLVSAWKTRSGSTELVLRWIYCLLVIHGRFICSEESINNLEKMCAERYTVTEDLLKLSGRLRLITAQVDKAASNMSEPTSGEMQDAAFQSDEEEEDEDVDETVFGQDSDSSQNSGTDDDAK, from the exons ATGGCGCCCGTTGCGGCTCCCATACGCGACCTGCTTACCTCTTTCAGCCCCGGCGCGGACTTCCTCGCGCTCTCTTCTGGGGACGGCCGCATCAAG GTATGGGACGCCGTGCGGGGCCGGCTGCAGACCGAGTTTGCTGACATCCCTGCAGTGGAGGCGGTCGCGGTCGCTGAGTCGAAGCGCGGCCACCTCGCCCTCGATTACACCTGCATGAAGTGGGTACAACTTTCCAGTAAG aagaagaggaaggctgggAGCTCATTGATTGTGCTTGGTACAGGCAGTGGAGATGTGCTTGCACTTGATGTTGCCGCGGGACATTGGAAGTGGAAGGTCAGCGATTGCCACCCTGG GGGTGTGACAGCTGTAGAATACTCGAAACATGGGCGGAATGTGTACACGGCAGGTGCTGATGGCATGGTCTGTAGGATTGATGCCTCTAATGGGGCTGTTGTTGGAAAATTTAAATCTTCTTCAAAGGCAATATCTGCATTAGCTGTGTCATCAG ATGGAAATATGTTGGCAACAGCAGCTGGCCAGTTGAGGACCTTTGACACTTCCAGCAACAAAAAAATTAAAAAATTCTCTGGACATCCA GTTGCTGTGAGGAGCATGGTCTTTAGCAATGATAGCCAATATGTTTTGTCATCTGGAGTTGGTGAACGCTATATTGCCATTTGGAAGCTGGGCAGTGGTAAAACCCAGAGCTCAAACTGTATTCTGTCGATGGAGCACCCAGCAATGTTTGTGGACTGTAAATGTTCAGACAAAGGAGAAATACACATTCTGGCTATTTCTGAGATTGGTGTCTGCTATTTCTGGTCTGCAAATGTTGTGGATGACCTGCGTAATAAGAAGCCCACCAAGATCATATTATCTGAGTCATCTGTGTCAACAACTCATCAAGCATTATCGATATTTGCTGCAAAACTTCAAGGAGTGGATGGGCCTAATTCTGCCCATGTCCTACTGGCTTATGGGTCTGTAGTGAAACCATCTTTTGATAAACTTTTGGTTTGTTATGGTACAGATATTAGTTTGGGCATTTCTCAAGATGGAGTTCTCTTGCCAAATACTCAAACCACCATGGCAAAGAAAGGCCAATCTGTGAAAAAGCATG AAACTGTCATTGCTCTAGACCGAGCCAATGCTGAAGATGCCATCCTTCCTCTTCCAAAACTCCATAcacaggaaaagaaaaggaaacatggTGTAACAAAACCCAGTGGCGATGTTGAGCCTGAGATTCATAGTGACCTCACCACTACAAGATCTATTCATAAAAGAG TTCCTGTGCAAAGAATTGAAGATGACAGCACATGCATCGAGGATATGATGAGGGAGTGTGGCATCATTGAAACTAGAGTAGATGAGAGCATGAAGGGCCATGCTGGTATACCCTTTAACATTTTGTCTTGTCTCTTTGGTGATGGCAGCATAAAAGTCGATGCCAATTTACCCAGTAAGAAG ATTCGAGGTCATCTAAGATCATTAAAACCTGGAGATGCTTGCAAACTTCTTGATAAATTAGTATCTGCATGGAAAACGAG ATCTGGTAGCACGGAACTTGTATTGCGTTGGATATACTGCCTGTTAGTCATTCATGGCCGTTTTATCTGCTCCGAGGAATCGATTAACAACCTGGAGAAG ATGTGTGCAGAAAGATACACAGTTACTGAAGATTTGCTGAAGCTTTCTGGGCGGCTTCGGTTAATAACAGCACAG GTCGACAAGGCTGCTAGTAACATGTCTGAGCCGACATCAGGGGAGATGCAGGATGCTGCTTTCCAGTCTGACGAAGAGGAGGAAGATGAAGATGTTGATGAAACAGTATTCGGTCAAGATTCAGATTCGTCACAAAATAGCGGCACCGACGACGATGCAAAGTAG